A part of Prolixibacteraceae bacterium genomic DNA contains:
- the rpoC gene encoding DNA-directed RNA polymerase subunit beta' encodes MAFRRDNKVKSNFSKLSISLSSPEEILERSHGEVLKPETINYRTYKPERDGLFCERIFGPVKDYECHCGKYKRIRYRGIVCDRCGVEVTEKKVRRERMGHISLVVPVAHIWYFKSLPNKIGYLLGLPTKKLDTIIYYERYVVINPGVKRDDGVKYLDFLTEEEYLDILDTLPRENQMLDDDDSEKFIAKMGAEALYSLLERLELDTISYELRHKASTETSQQRKNDALKRLQVVEAFRASKKRNRPEWMIVKVVPVIPPDLRPLVPLDGGRFATSDLNDLYRRVIIRNNRLKRLIEIKAPEVILRNEKRMLQESVDSLFDNSRKSNAVKTENNRALKSLSDSLKGKQGRFRQNLLGKRVDYSARSVIVVGPTLKIQECGIPKDMAAELYKPFIIRKLIERGIVKTVKSAKKIVDRKDPVVWDILENVMKGHPVLLNRAPTLHRLSIQSFQPRLVEGKAIQLHPLVCTGFNADFDGDQMAVHLPLGNAAILEAQLLMLSAHNLLNPANGAPITVPSQDMVLGLYYMTKPRKGVKGEGLCFYSPEEVEIAFNEGKADLHAIVKVKTTDLNEDGEQEIRLIETTVGRILFNQFVPNEAGYLDKLLTKKALRDIIAHILKVTDNATTAKFLDDIKNLGYRMAYLGGLSFNLADVVIPDAKAEMVTEGYQEVEEIMNNYNMGFITNNERYNQVIDTWTHVNAKLTNTVMNTLSSDNQGFNSVYMMLDSGARGSKEQIRQLCGMRGLMAKPQKSGSTGAQIIENPILANFKEGLSVLEYFISTHGARKGLADTALKTADAGYLTRRLVDVAHDVIVSQQDCGTLRGLTASAIKNNEEVVASLYERIVGRCTVHDIFHPLTGELIVRAGGQITDEIGYAIENSPIEKVEIRSVLTCESKQGVCAKCYGTNLASARMAQEGESIGVVAAQSIGEPGTQLTLRTFHVGGIAGNVSSQSTVVAKYEGIAEIDELRSVPFVDEDGKSVDIVVSRLAELRVVDKNTKITLSTHALPYGSKLFMKEGQEISKNDLICEWDPYNGVIITEFEGRIEFSDLQDGITYREESDEQTGFAEKVIIENRDRTKNPSLRIVDEEGELIKSYNLPVGGHVNVDEGQVVTKGVVLVKIPRASGKAGDITGGLPRVTELFEARNPSNPAVVSEVDGEVSFGKIKRGNREIIVMTRLGDIKKYLVPLSRQILVQENDYVRAGTPLSDGAITPSDILRIEGPTKVQEYIVNEVQDVYRMQGVKINDKHFEVIVRQMMRKVEIDDPGDTKFLERHLVDKHEFMKENDWIYDKKVIIDSGDSENFKQGMIVTARQLRDENSQLRRKDLKVIESRDAVPATSGQILQGITRAALQTKSWMSAASFQETTKVLNEAAINGKVDNLEGMKENVICGHLIPAGTGRKLYRNLVVGSKEDYDRLVDSKD; translated from the coding sequence ATGGCATTCAGAAGAGATAATAAGGTTAAAAGTAACTTTTCGAAGTTGTCTATCAGTCTTTCTTCTCCGGAAGAGATTCTAGAAAGATCACATGGTGAGGTGCTTAAGCCTGAAACAATTAATTACCGTACATATAAGCCAGAAAGAGATGGCCTTTTCTGTGAACGCATTTTTGGTCCTGTAAAGGATTATGAGTGTCATTGCGGTAAATATAAGCGTATCCGTTATCGTGGTATTGTTTGTGACCGTTGTGGTGTTGAAGTAACAGAAAAAAAAGTACGTCGTGAGCGTATGGGACATATCTCTTTGGTTGTTCCTGTTGCCCATATATGGTACTTTAAATCTCTACCAAATAAAATTGGTTATCTTCTAGGGTTACCAACGAAGAAATTAGATACAATCATCTATTACGAAAGATACGTGGTTATTAATCCAGGTGTTAAACGTGATGATGGAGTTAAATATTTGGATTTTCTTACTGAAGAAGAGTATTTAGATATTCTTGATACACTTCCTCGTGAAAACCAAATGCTTGATGATGATGATTCAGAGAAGTTTATTGCTAAAATGGGTGCCGAAGCTTTGTATTCATTGCTAGAGCGTCTTGAGCTTGATACAATTTCTTATGAATTACGTCATAAGGCTAGTACAGAAACTTCACAACAGAGAAAGAATGATGCTCTAAAGCGTCTTCAGGTTGTAGAGGCTTTCCGTGCGTCGAAGAAGAGAAACCGTCCAGAGTGGATGATTGTGAAGGTGGTTCCAGTTATTCCACCAGATCTACGTCCTCTTGTGCCACTCGATGGTGGACGTTTCGCAACTTCCGATTTGAATGACCTTTATCGTCGTGTGATTATTCGTAATAATCGTTTGAAGCGATTGATTGAGATTAAAGCTCCTGAGGTTATTCTTCGTAATGAGAAGAGAATGTTGCAAGAGTCTGTTGATTCATTGTTTGACAATTCGCGTAAATCGAATGCTGTTAAGACAGAGAACAATCGTGCTCTTAAATCATTATCTGATTCATTAAAAGGTAAGCAAGGTCGTTTCCGTCAAAACCTTCTTGGTAAACGTGTTGACTATTCTGCTCGTTCTGTTATCGTTGTAGGACCTACTCTTAAGATTCAAGAGTGTGGTATCCCTAAAGATATGGCAGCTGAGCTTTACAAACCATTCATCATTCGTAAGTTGATTGAGCGTGGTATTGTAAAAACAGTTAAGTCCGCGAAGAAGATTGTAGATAGAAAAGATCCTGTTGTTTGGGATATCTTAGAGAATGTGATGAAAGGTCATCCAGTGCTACTTAACCGTGCACCGACGCTTCACCGTTTGTCTATTCAATCATTCCAGCCTCGCCTAGTTGAAGGTAAAGCGATTCAGTTACACCCTCTTGTGTGTACTGGTTTCAATGCCGATTTCGATGGTGACCAGATGGCAGTTCACTTACCACTTGGTAATGCTGCGATTTTGGAGGCTCAGTTGTTGATGCTTTCTGCTCATAACCTTCTTAACCCAGCGAATGGTGCTCCTATTACAGTACCTTCACAGGATATGGTTCTTGGTCTATATTATATGACTAAGCCAAGAAAAGGAGTTAAGGGAGAGGGACTTTGTTTCTATTCTCCAGAGGAAGTTGAGATTGCCTTCAATGAAGGTAAAGCAGATCTTCACGCTATTGTTAAGGTGAAGACAACAGACTTAAATGAAGATGGAGAGCAAGAAATACGTCTTATTGAAACTACAGTAGGTCGTATCTTATTCAACCAATTTGTACCAAACGAGGCAGGTTACCTTGACAAGTTGTTGACTAAGAAAGCTCTTAGAGATATTATTGCACATATCTTGAAAGTAACTGATAATGCTACAACAGCTAAGTTCTTAGATGATATTAAGAACCTTGGTTATCGTATGGCTTACCTTGGTGGTCTATCGTTTAACCTAGCCGATGTGGTTATTCCTGATGCGAAAGCAGAGATGGTTACAGAAGGTTACCAAGAGGTTGAAGAGATTATGAATAACTATAACATGGGATTCATTACCAATAACGAACGTTATAATCAGGTAATTGATACATGGACCCATGTTAATGCGAAGTTGACAAATACAGTGATGAATACTTTGAGTTCTGATAACCAAGGTTTCAACTCTGTATATATGATGCTTGACTCAGGAGCCCGTGGTTCTAAAGAGCAGATTCGTCAGCTTTGTGGTATGCGTGGACTGATGGCAAAACCACAAAAGTCTGGATCAACAGGTGCTCAGATTATTGAGAACCCGATTCTTGCAAACTTTAAAGAGGGTCTTTCTGTCTTAGAGTACTTTATCTCTACTCACGGTGCACGTAAAGGTCTTGCGGATACGGCATTGAAAACAGCCGATGCGGGTTATTTGACTCGTCGACTAGTAGATGTTGCGCATGATGTTATCGTATCTCAACAAGATTGTGGAACACTTCGTGGATTAACAGCTTCGGCAATTAAGAATAATGAAGAGGTTGTTGCCTCTCTTTATGAAAGAATTGTTGGTCGTTGTACTGTTCATGATATTTTCCATCCATTAACAGGTGAACTTATTGTTCGTGCTGGTGGACAGATTACTGATGAGATTGGTTATGCGATTGAAAACTCTCCAATTGAGAAAGTTGAAATTCGTTCTGTTCTTACTTGTGAGTCTAAGCAAGGTGTTTGTGCTAAATGTTATGGTACAAATCTAGCTTCTGCTAGAATGGCACAAGAAGGTGAATCTATTGGTGTTGTTGCAGCACAGTCAATTGGTGAGCCGGGAACACAGCTTACACTTCGTACTTTCCACGTAGGGGGTATTGCAGGTAACGTTTCTTCTCAGTCTACTGTTGTAGCTAAATACGAGGGTATTGCTGAGATTGACGAACTACGTTCTGTTCCTTTTGTTGATGAAGATGGTAAAAGTGTAGATATCGTTGTTAGCCGTTTGGCTGAGTTACGTGTTGTAGATAAGAATACTAAAATTACACTTTCTACACATGCTCTTCCTTATGGTTCGAAATTATTCATGAAAGAGGGTCAGGAAATTTCTAAGAATGACCTTATTTGTGAATGGGATCCATATAACGGTGTAATCATCACTGAGTTTGAAGGACGTATTGAGTTCTCAGATTTACAGGATGGTATCACTTATCGTGAAGAATCGGATGAGCAAACAGGTTTTGCTGAGAAGGTTATTATCGAGAACCGTGATAGAACTAAGAATCCAAGTTTACGTATTGTAGACGAGGAGGGAGAGTTGATCAAGTCTTATAACTTGCCAGTTGGCGGTCACGTTAATGTGGACGAAGGACAGGTAGTTACTAAAGGTGTTGTTCTTGTTAAGATTCCTCGTGCTTCAGGTAAAGCAGGTGATATTACCGGGGGTCTTCCTCGTGTTACTGAGTTGTTTGAGGCTCGTAACCCATCTAATCCAGCTGTTGTTTCAGAGGTTGATGGTGAGGTTAGTTTCGGAAAAATCAAGCGTGGTAACCGAGAGATTATCGTAATGACTCGTTTGGGTGATATTAAGAAATATCTTGTACCTCTTTCTCGTCAGATTCTTGTTCAAGAAAATGATTATGTAAGAGCAGGTACACCACTTTCTGATGGAGCTATTACTCCTTCTGATATCTTGCGTATTGAAGGACCTACTAAGGTTCAGGAATATATCGTGAATGAAGTTCAAGATGTATACCGTATGCAGGGTGTGAAGATTAATGATAAGCACTTTGAGGTTATCGTTCGTCAGATGATGCGTAAGGTTGAGATTGATGATCCGGGAGATACTAAATTCCTAGAGCGTCACTTAGTTGATAAGCATGAGTTCATGAAAGAGAATGATTGGATCTACGATAAGAAGGTTATTATTGATTCTGGAGATTCAGAAAACTTCAAACAAGGTATGATTGTTACAGCACGTCAATTGCGTGATGAAAACTCTCAATTACGCCGTAAAGATTTGAAGGTTATTGAGTCAAGAGATGCAGTACCAGCGACTTCTGGTCAGATTCTTCAAGGTATCACTCGTGCAGCGCTTCAAACGAAGAGTTGGATGTCTGCTGCTTCTTTCCAGGAGACGACTAAAGTCTTGAATGAGGCTGCTATCAACGGTAAAGTGGATAACCTAGAAGGTATGAAAGAGAATGTGATTTGTGGACATTTGATTCCTGCAGGTACTGGACGTAAACTGTACAGAAACCTAGTTGTTGGATCAAAAGAAGACTATGATCGTTTGGTTGATTCTAAAGACTAA
- a CDS encoding DUF3467 domain-containing protein — protein sequence MNREENQSISIELPEEVAEGTYSNLAVISHSSSEFVMDFIRMMPGVDKAKVKSRVVMCPEHAKRLLLTLEENVRRYESMHGSIKLHDGEPSMPPPMNFSGPAGEA from the coding sequence ATGAATAGAGAAGAAAATCAATCTATAAGTATCGAGTTACCTGAAGAGGTAGCTGAAGGTACATATTCGAATCTAGCTGTGATTTCTCACTCTAGCTCAGAATTTGTAATGGATTTCATTCGTATGATGCCTGGTGTGGATAAAGCAAAGGTAAAATCACGAGTGGTGATGTGTCCTGAACATGCGAAACGACTTTTGTTGACTTTAGAAGAGAATGTAAGAAGATATGAGTCAATGCACGGATCTATTAAATTACATGACGGAGAGCCTTCTATGCCTCCACCAATGAATTTTAGCGGACCTGCAGGTGAAGCATAA